A single region of the Nitrosomonas sp. Is79A3 genome encodes:
- a CDS encoding glutaredoxin produces the protein MSEKISNEVFRKESCPWGKKAVKLLDEHGIDFNDHVFNSVKEEEDFKTKWGIDTTPQIFLNGERIGGYSELANHYDAKADHKPEETSYVPVIALFSVALLMAIFTQNIMYSFMGYSLCLLACLKLMDLDSFVEGFKKYDLITKSLPFYGKVYPFAELIAGLGFLAPQYLYITGWLSLFVGITGGVSIFKAVYIDKTDLNCACIGGNSKVPLGAVSFSENAMMAFMGAWVLTAQI, from the coding sequence ATGAGTGAGAAAATCTCAAACGAAGTGTTTCGAAAGGAAAGCTGTCCATGGGGTAAGAAAGCGGTCAAATTGCTTGATGAGCATGGCATAGATTTCAATGATCATGTCTTTAACTCTGTGAAGGAAGAAGAAGACTTCAAAACAAAGTGGGGAATTGATACCACTCCGCAAATATTTTTAAATGGTGAACGAATTGGCGGATATTCAGAGTTGGCAAATCACTATGATGCAAAAGCTGATCACAAGCCGGAAGAGACGTCATACGTTCCTGTCATCGCACTTTTTAGTGTTGCCTTGCTCATGGCAATATTCACCCAAAACATCATGTATAGTTTTATGGGGTATTCCTTGTGTCTATTGGCGTGTCTTAAGTTGATGGATCTGGATAGTTTTGTAGAAGGCTTTAAAAAATATGATTTAATCACCAAATCATTGCCGTTTTATGGAAAAGTCTATCCCTTTGCCGAATTAATTGCCGGGCTTGGTTTTTTAGCGCCGCAGTATTTGTATATTACAGGGTGGTTATCCTTATTCGTCGGTATCACAGGTGGTGTTTCAATTTTTAAAGCTGTTTATATCGATAAAACAGATTTAAACTGCGCTTGCATTGGCGGTAACTCTAAAGTACCACTTGGAGCAGTCAGTTTCTCTGAAAATGCGATGATGGCATTTATGGGTGCGTGGGTATTGACAGCTCAGATTTAG
- a CDS encoding ubiquinone-dependent pyruvate dehydrogenase, translating to MGRTVAEQLVEMLKAAGIRRIYGVTGDSLNFFNDALRRDGSIDWIHVRHEEVGAYAAMAEGVLGGMGCCAGSSGPGHVHLINGLYDAHRWGSPVLALASTITSEDYGTESFQSTDLHMFDGCSHYNEVATTPQQLPRMLQQALQHAWNRKGVGVCAFPGDLMTCNAEENALCADLYRPQPVMIPSDTEIQLLAELINSSEDIGIYAGVGCADARVEVIELARLLKAPMAYTLKAKMMLEYDNPYAVGLTGLLGNKAGARAITGGKLLLMLGSDFPWKEFLDSSIKIVQIDTKPERLGRRVALHMGLCGDIGPTLRNLLPLINPKVKDVFLNACLADYAEVEEDHRVHAADPGEENLIKPEFVAAMIDRLADDDAIFTADTGMSTVWAARYLHGSGKRTLMGSFSHGSMANAMPQSIGAALHSPERQVIAFCGDGGISMLMGDLMTIAQYKLPIKLIVFNNHSLGMVELEMQVAGLPDWQTKMINPDFAMVAEACGIRGYSVTNPDKLENTLQEALLHNGPALVDVFTNPHVPTLPPHTSIGVMSRYIQSQAKLALGGRMDEAWDAFRTNIKYIRDL from the coding sequence GTCATGAAGAAGTCGGCGCCTATGCAGCGATGGCTGAAGGCGTGCTTGGTGGGATGGGTTGCTGCGCTGGCAGCTCCGGGCCGGGCCATGTTCACTTGATCAACGGTCTCTATGACGCCCATCGCTGGGGATCTCCGGTATTAGCATTGGCTTCGACCATTACTTCTGAGGATTACGGCACTGAGAGCTTTCAGTCCACCGACCTGCACATGTTCGACGGATGCAGTCATTACAATGAGGTGGCGACGACACCGCAGCAATTGCCGCGAATGTTGCAGCAGGCGCTTCAGCACGCATGGAATCGTAAGGGTGTGGGGGTGTGCGCTTTTCCTGGTGATCTAATGACGTGTAACGCCGAGGAAAACGCGCTGTGTGCTGACTTGTATCGGCCACAGCCGGTTATGATCCCTTCCGATACTGAGATTCAGCTATTGGCGGAATTGATTAATAGTTCCGAGGACATTGGAATTTATGCAGGCGTTGGCTGTGCTGATGCTCGTGTAGAGGTAATTGAATTGGCTCGCCTTCTCAAGGCTCCGATGGCTTATACGCTTAAGGCCAAGATGATGTTGGAATACGATAATCCTTACGCTGTCGGACTGACGGGTTTGCTTGGCAACAAGGCCGGTGCTCGCGCCATCACAGGTGGCAAGCTGTTGCTCATGCTCGGTAGCGATTTTCCGTGGAAGGAATTTCTCGATAGCTCGATCAAAATCGTACAGATCGATACCAAGCCAGAGCGGCTTGGGCGGCGAGTTGCATTGCACATGGGTCTGTGCGGTGATATTGGCCCCACGTTGCGGAATTTGTTGCCATTAATTAATCCTAAGGTAAAAGATGTTTTTTTAAATGCCTGTCTAGCTGACTACGCCGAAGTGGAGGAAGATCATCGCGTACATGCCGCCGATCCTGGCGAGGAAAACCTGATCAAACCCGAATTTGTCGCCGCAATGATTGATCGTCTAGCCGACGACGATGCCATCTTCACTGCGGATACCGGCATGAGCACGGTGTGGGCTGCACGCTATCTGCACGGCAGCGGAAAGCGCACGCTGATGGGTAGTTTCTCGCACGGATCCATGGCCAATGCTATGCCGCAATCTATCGGCGCCGCGCTGCACTCACCCGAGCGTCAAGTCATCGCATTTTGTGGCGACGGAGGTATTTCGATGCTTATGGGTGATCTGATGACTATTGCCCAATATAAACTGCCGATAAAACTGATTGTTTTTAACAATCATAGTCTGGGCATGGTCGAACTGGAAATGCAGGTAGCAGGCTTGCCCGACTGGCAGACTAAGATGATCAATCCCGATTTTGCGATGGTGGCTGAGGCTTGTGGTATCCGAGGTTATTCGGTCACTAATCCAGACAAACTGGAAAATACTCTCCAAGAGGCGTTGTTACACAATGGTCCGGCTTTAGTCGATGTTTTTACCAATCCGCATGTGCCGACTCTGCCGCCGCATACTTCGATCGGCGTAATGTCCCGTTATATACAGTCACAGGCCAAGCTGGCGCTGGGAGGTCGGATGGACGAAGCCTGGGATGCGTTTAGGACCAATATCAAATATATCCGAGATCTGTGA